One window of Triticum dicoccoides isolate Atlit2015 ecotype Zavitan chromosome 5A, WEW_v2.0, whole genome shotgun sequence genomic DNA carries:
- the LOC119303467 gene encoding myosin-binding protein 7-like yields the protein MDQLPDSLPSSSTSPQESRRSVKRRPPPAGSPEPSPRAAAGAAELLRRVEELEAAAARLAMEKEAAEESALGLQGELEAEQASAETAASEAMLMIERLQREKAAAQMEARQFRRYAEGRADHEREVQEELASLSDLAASYHSRLQSHGIDPDTFSDEEDEELYEEQRGHADQIDLVTPEAEGDGAELLVSAGMEVKAMVDDNDEDQQQFTTPVEKEFEYTVDVRCASPKMAAVAVVGEYVGDVAGNAGGLYARVEALEADRAAMHREIAALRAERAQLVMAREMARRLCWEVVSERKSIVNKAVVPAKRFSALGICKWLLSVIFWRRSSTTRYTFGLSTTFLGLLLLLDRSTKLSPWRRLHRPQQ from the exons ATGGACCAGCTCCCCGactccctcccctcctcctccacaTCGCCGCAGGAGTCGCGGCGGTCGGTGAAGCGGAGGCCGCCGCCCGCGGGGTCCCCGGAGCCGTCGCCGAGGGCGGCTGCGGGCGCGGCGGAGCTGCTCCGGCGGGTGGAGGAGCTGGAGGCGGCCGCGGCGCGGCTGGCGATGGAGAAGGAGGCCGCGGAGGAGTCGGCGCTGGGCCTGCAGGGCGAGCTGGAGGCCGAGCAGGCCTCGGCCGAGACGGCGGCCAGCGAGGCCATGCTCATGATCGAGCGCCTGCAGCGGGAGAAGGCCGCGGCCCAGATGGAGGCCCGCCAGTTCCGCCGCTACGCCGAGGGCCGCGCCGACCACGAGCGCGAGGTGCAGGAGGAGCTCGCCTCGCTCTCCGACCTCGCCGCGTCCTACCACTCGCGGCTCCAGTCCCACGGGATCGACCCCGACACATTctccgacgaggaggacgaggagctcTACGAGGAGCAGCGCGGGCACGCGGACCAGATCGACCTGGTCACCCCCGAGGCAGAGGGGGACGGCGCCGAATTGTTAGTCAGTGCTGGCATGGAGGTGAAAGCCATGGTTGACGACAATGATGAAGATCAACAGCAGTTCACCACCCCTGTGGAGAAAGAGTTCGAGTACACGGTGGATGTTAGGTGCGCGAGCCCGAAGATGGCGGCCGTGGCCGTGGTGGGGGAGTACGTGGGGGATGTAGCCGGCAATGCAGGGGGTTTGTATGCGAGGGTGGAGGCGCTGGAGGCGGACAGAGCAGCAATGCATAGAGAGATTGCGGCGCTGCGGGCGGAGAGAGCACAGTTGGTCATGGCAAGGGAGATGGCTCGTCGACTCTGCTGGGAAGTGGTCTCTGAGAGGAAAAGCATTGTTAACAAGGCTGTTGTCCCGGCCAAGAGATTCTCGGCATTAGGAATTTGCAAG TGGTTGCTCTCCGTAATCTTTTGGAGAAGAAGCTCTACTACCAG GTATACGTTTGGCTTGTCAACTACGTTCCTTGGCCTCCTGCTGCTCCTCGACAGATCCACCAAGTTGAGTCCATGGCGGCGTCTGCATAGGCCACAGCAATGA